The following are encoded together in the Daphnia magna isolate NIES linkage group LG8, ASM2063170v1.1, whole genome shotgun sequence genome:
- the LOC116929674 gene encoding tuberin, producing MSNNKDKTFPEKLKQFFKFSSKSPASSQSQTCGSFPRLKVEKFILSRDVQRSLTCEIPVAQRLKTLQEIGEEVASKRIEDDGAETLWLLINDLFVISSTEERQTALMFLKNLITGQYERLGMLRVYIFNIVKESQFNEDNFILIELLKAMTDNGKYLLYFEESIGSFLLQFLQQVSQLQLLKQFLPFLLNVIKFNSAYVDGSMIGGVVSTLCGLAISSSDPEEILLIISVFDAIICYSNLPNESIVVFTSTLCRLVNVSSYSNLSWKIMRNLIGTHLGTSTLYTLIRSLQTSEDPSLLRGGIFFVGMVLWSDRPANCPICPPAVVLPALSEALKHSKNPLVVFETGLTMQKLVRLDGPNLVGLAWDWILEILEHFLQFGDEYPKVRQMFLEILSDVQDLVEKGVYTGSMELFFATVERGLSYLSESSVVLLMNYQVEKIKPSQPNWISNLNKYIQRFYVEEKRIQPRFRILTIIESIVVTQRRLHDEELLELVLLPLFQNLHMEHEVSVREKAVDLIISLCRHCNSKHCTGLLDVLEKIMERPFNMDHGDIVNIPSEEELGDVVKCTNGLIELFLVKMYQLPSLHAVQIYKTLVRHANLHYEKPIYFEFALSTKLAVFDFILNITADGDYRLGYALLPRYSPYILIDHKHGERVGGTNRKEVRSATDDPSSTSFAQVTQMSLGEACVAVIRCLTQERDWRVLRLVLERIPRVLNNKALVLSRHNTDIDYVGKALCSLISDVNLNNPETLRNAPPKFSRSEFQLYVFRVLTSLASYHAYLKPDTQQKLVKCLEIGLKYKDTAKTCVVALTISALEMKETMYKLLPGVLLSLSKISATVSIAPNILEFLSTLNRLPEVYSSFVEEQYLSIFAITLPFINPFKFNHYVVSLAHHVVSLWFLSCKLPLRKNFVCYIVKGFKNNVLIPCEEGMSQMAQNQSASGQNVTEDSSSRIRSGSFSSHDARRAGSSNLRSTGTGDASKVSQDETRIMFHRELMETCADLMSRYTYGNSAPYAQQSDTVAKILKDGPSQTWLIGHKLVTITTSPCLRVANHRGLCDRCSLLCKLGSEETSVPVCENDEPPSPAVSELSGYRRRHRSAISPAALSSGEIPWHGIENRPTEDVQAKLRSRHRSSIDDRRLTIDMDDPNRDLQEPDTKTAVVQIPCVCYCSGWAKIHIRRPTGDTSWVTRLLNPPQSINDVFLLSDSSEEPLPNLATVLIPKLGAHKEESSHPKLDRSVSASASLRSAPSREDRCESETEARDGPPVDEESRERPLMTRQTSLKELPSSSRKSCEAIPEESKEVEGAKADDTSDLQPHPRDRVYTMPALNMQRRGNLDPNVRRSISNVDPSLKDANASSGSNPSFIFLQLYYSPMTSAVTTHSVNKEGSDAVSPPVLVPNNILTAIKNLDRIPPYETHKIGVLYIGKGQAGKEAEILANEHGSVRYMEFLHKLGQLISLKEVDTRGTYIGGLEVSGDDGKFAYLWKDDVLQVIFHVATLMPTKPNDLACTNKKRHIGNNYVTIVYNDSGEDHQINTIRGQFNHACVIVEPLDHATHRVTLKCREDLHDLMGGPVEPKLVSDRNVSLLSRQMAFHSNLAALILQSKSNYPYASNWLERLRQIKRTKARLEKEDMKEKEKNPWQQYNLSSTLDFTEFTSPKLA from the exons ATGAGTAACAATAAAGATAAGACGTTCCCGGAAAAACTGAAGCAATTCTTCAAGTTTTCTTCTAAATCACCTGCATCATCACAAAGCCAAACCTGTGGCTCATTTCCTCGCCTTAAAGtcgaaaaatttattttgagTAGAGATGTGCAGCGGTCGCTTACTTGTGAGATACCTGTGGCACAGAGATTGAAGACTTTACAAGAAATAGGTGAAGAAGTGGCATCAAAGAGAATTGAAGATGATGGGGCAGAGACTTTGTGGCTGCTCATCAATGACCTGTTTGTTATCAGTTCAACAGAAGAAAGACAAACAGCCCTAATGTTTCTTAAGAACCTCATTACCGGACAGTATGAACGTCTGGGAATGCTCAGAGTTTACATATTTAATATTGTAAAAGAATCTCAGTTCAATGAGGATAACTTCATACTTATTGAACTGCTCAAAGCAATGACAGACAATGGGAagtatttactttattttgaAGAATCTATTGGAAGCTTCTTGTTACAGTTCCTTCAACAAGTATCTCAGCTGCAGCTGCTGAAGCAATTTTTACCATTTCTTTTGAATGTCATCAAATTCAACTCAGCTTATGTTGATGGCAGTATGATTGGTGGTGTTGTTAGCACTCTGTGTGGCTTAGCAATTTCAAGCTCTGATCCAGAAGAAATTTTATTGATCATATCGGTCTTTGATGCAATCATCTGTTACAGCAATCTTCCCAACGAATCAATTGTGGTTTTCACCTCAACCCTGTGTCGTTTGGTCAACGTTTCTAGTTACAGCAACCTATCTTGGAAAATCATGCGAAATTTGATAGGGACTCACTTAGGAACGAGCACACTTTATACATTGATTCGCAGCTTGCAAACATCGGAAGACCCGTCACTTTTACGAGGAGGAATCTTTTTCGTTGGCATGGTACTTTGGTCAGATCGGCCAGCCAACTGTCCCATATGTCCTCCTGCAGTTGTATTGCCAGCGTTAAGCGAAGCTCTGAAACATAGCAAAAATCCACTTGTAGTTTTCGAAACTGGTCTTACTATGCAAAAATTGGTTCGATTGGATGGCCCGAATTTAGTAGGGCTTGCCTGGGATTGGATTTTGGAGATCTTGGAGCATTTCCTTCAGTTTGGTGATGAGTATCCAAAAGTCCGACAAATGTTTTTGGAAATACTCTCCGATGTGCAAGATCTAGTTGAAAAGGGTGTTTATACGGGGTCAATGGAACTGTTCTTTGCCACGGTGGAAAGGGGTTTATCTTACCTAAGTGAATCGTCAGTAGTCCTCTTGATGAATTATCAGGTGGAAAAAATCAAACCCAGCCAGCCAAATTGGATTTCTAATCTGAACAAATACATACAAAg GTTTTACGTGGAAGAAAAACGGATTCAGCCGCGATTTAGAATATTGACCATAATTGAATCCATTGTCGTCACGCAAAGAAGACTACACGACGAAGAGCTGCTAGAACTAGTGTTGCTTCCCCTGTTCCAGAATCTCCACATGGAGCACGAAGTGTCGGTCCGGGAGAAAGCGGTGGATTTAATTATCTCTCTTTGTCGCCACTGTAATTCCAAGCATTGCACCGGCTTATTGGATGTCCTTGAGAAAATAATGGAACGGCCATTTAATATGGATCACGGTGACATAGTCAACATTCCGAGCGAGGAAGAACTTGGCGATGTGGTTAAGTGTACAAATGGACTGATAGAACTTTTCCTTGTCAAAATGTACCAATTGCCGTCACTGCACGCTGTACAAATTTATAAGACACTGGTGCGCCACGCTAATTTGCACTACGAGAAACCCATCTACTTTGAATTCGCGCTCTCTACAAAGCTCGCTGTATTCGATTTTATTCTTAATATCACAGCAGATG GTGACTATCGGTTGGGATATGCCCTACTACCACGATACAGCCCGTACATTTTGATAGATCACAAACATGGAGAACGTGTAGGTGGAACTAATCGCAAGGAAGTTCGCAGTGCTACAGACGACCCTAGCTCAACTTCATTTGCCCAAGTCACCCAGATGTCACTCGGAGAAGCTTGTGTTGCAGTGATTCGATGTCTCACTCAGGAAAGAGACTGGAGGGTTTTGAGGCTAGTTCTTGAAAGAATTCCACGT GTTCTCAATAACAAGGCATTAGTTCTTTCTCGGCATAACACAGACATTGATTATGTCGGAAAGGCTCTATGCTCGTTGATCAGCGATGTTAATCTTAACAATCCGGAAACGTTGAGAAATGCGCCTCCCAAATTTTCGCGTTCCGAGTTCCAGCTTTATGTCTTTCGCGTTCTGACATCTTTGGCGTCCTACCATGCTTACCTTAAGCCGGACACCCAACAAAAACTTGTGAAATGCCTTGAAATCGGCCTGAAATATAAAG aTACGGCTAAAACTTGTGTTGTTGCCCTCACAATATCTGCCCtggaaatgaaagaaacaatGTACAAGTTACTCCCGGGAGTTCTGCTTAGCTTGTCCAAGATTTCGGCAACCGTTTCGATTGCGCCGAATATCCTCGAATTTCTTTCAACGCTCAACCGCCTTCCTGAAGTTTATTCGTCTTTTGTGGAAGAACAGTACCTGAGCATTTTTGCCATAACGCTGCCTTTCATCAACCCCTtcaaa TTTAACCATTATGTTGTATCCTTGGCGCACCATGTGGTCTCTCTATGGTTTCTGTCTTGCAAACTTCCTTTGAGGAAGAACTTTGTTTGCTACATTGTTAAAGGATTTAAAAACAATGTCCTCATCCCTTGCGAGGAAGGCATGAGCCAAATGGCTCAAAATCAATCAGCTAGTGGTCAAAATGTTACCGAAGATTCATCTAGCAGGATAAGAAGTGGCAGCTTTTCCAGCCACGACGCACGACGTGCTGGTAGTAGCAACCTACGCTCTACGGGAACAGGCGACGCTTCTAAAGTCAGTCAAGACGAAACGCGGATCATGTTCCATCGAGAACTGATGGAAACCTGCGCTGATCTCATGTCTCGTTACACCTATGGTAACAGTGCTCCATATGCCCAACAGTCAGATACAGTTGCTAAAATTTTGAAG GATGGCCCCAGTCAAACGTGGTTGATAGGTCATAAATTGGTCACAATAACCACGAGTCCTTGCTTACGAGTAGCCAATCATCGTGGACTGTGTGATCGGTGTTCTTTGCTGTGCAAGTTAGGGTCAGAAGAAACTTCAGTTCCAG TGTGTGAAAATGATGAGCCGCCTTCGCCAGCTGTTTCGGAACTTAGTGGATACCGACGCCGCCATCGTTCAGCTATTTCGCCTGCGGCTTTGTCGTCCGGTGAGATACCGTGGCATGGTATTGAAAATCGCCCTACAGAAGATGTTCAAGCTAAACTAAGATCACGTCACAGGAGTTCAATTGACGATCGTAGGCTAACCATTGACATGGATGATCCGAACCGCGATCTACAAG AGCCTGATACCAAAACGGCCGTTGTTCAAATCCCATGCGTTTGTTACTGTTCTGGTTGGGCAAAAATCCACATTCGTCGCCCAACTGGTGATACAAGTTGGGTGACACGTCTGCTTAATCCTCCTCAGAGTATTAACGACGTTTTCTTGTTGAGTGACTCGTCCGAAGAACCCCTGCCCAATTTAGCGACTGTGTTAATACCAAAACTTGGTGCTCATAAAGAAGAAAGTAGTCACCCGAAACTGGATCGTTCAGTTTCAGCCTCTGCTTCCTTAAGGAGCGCTCCTAGTCGAGAGG ACCGATGTGAGTCAGAAACTGAGGCTAGAGATGGGCCACCTGTGGATGAAGAAAGTCGTGAACGACCCCTTATGACTAGACAAACTTCCTTGAAAGAGCTTCCTTCGTCATCGCGCAAGAGTTGTGAAGCAATTCCTGAAGAGAGCAAAGAAGTAGAAGGAGCTAAAGCAGATGATACCAGCGATCTGCAGCCACATCCGCGAGATCGAGTTTATACTATGCCTGCTTTGAATATGCAGAGACGCGGCAACCTAGACCCCAACGTAAGAAGAAGCATAAGCAATGTCGATCCCTCATTGAAGGATGCCAATGCATCGTCAGGATCAAATCCCAG ttttattttccttcagtTGTATTATTCACCAATGACCTCTGCGGTTACGACACACTCTGTTAATAAAGAGGGGTCTGACGCGGTCTCACCCCCTGTTCTCGTACCTAATAACATCCTCACCGCTATAAAAAACTTAGATCGCATCCCTCCCTATGAGACGCACAAAATTGGAGTTCTGTACATTGGCAAAGGACAAGCTGGAAAAGAGGCAGAAATTCTCGCAAACGAACATGGAAGTGTGCGCTACATGGAATTTCTGCACAAGCTTGGCCAATTAATCAGCCTGAAAGAAGTGGACACTCGTGGCACATACATTGGTGGCCTTGAAGTCAGTGGCGATGATGGAAAATTCGCGTACTTGTGGAAAGATGACGTACTGCAAGTCATTTTTCATGTTGCCACGCTCATGCCTACGAAACCCAACGACCTTGCATGTACCAACAAAAAGCGGCATATTGGTAACAATTATGTTACCATTGTGTACAACGACAGTGGCGAAGATCACCAGATCAACACCATCCGA GGTCAATTCAACCATGCGTGCGTGATTGTTGAGCCTCTTGATCATGCCACGCATCGGGTGACATTAAAATGCCGAGAAGACTTGCACGACTTGATGGGTGGACCGGTTGAGCCGAAGCTGGTTTCTGATCGAAATGTTTCCTTACTTAGTCGACAGATGGCTTTTCACAGCAAC CTTGCTGCGCTTATCCTACAATCCAAGTCTAACTATCCATACGCTTCAAACTGGCTTGAACGACTAAGACAAATCAAGCGAACCAAGGCGcgtttggaaaaagaagacatgaaggagaaggaaaagaatCCTTGGCAGCAATATAATTTGTCGTCAACGTTGGATTTCACTGAATTTACAAGCCCTAAACTTGCGTAA